The Enterobacter asburiae genomic sequence GAACAGCATGACATCGCCCCAATCGACATGGTTGTCGTTAACCTCTACCCGTTTGCCCAGACCGTAGCCCGCGAAGGCTGTTCTCTGGAAGATGCCGTAGAGAATATTGATATCGGCGGCCCAACCATGGTGCGCTCCGCGGCCAAGAACCATAAAGATGTGGCCATCGTCGTAAAGAGCAGCGATTACGAAACCATTATTAATGAGATGGATGCCAACGAAGGGTCACTGACTCTGGAAACGCGTTTCGACCTCGCCATCAAAGCCTTCGAGCACACCGCGGCGTACGACAGCATGATCGCCAACTACTTCGGTAGCCTGGTGCCTGCCTACCACGGTGAAAGCAAAGATCCTTCTGGCCGCTTCCCGCGCACCCTGAACCTGAACTTCATTAAGAAGCAGGATATGCGTTACGGCGAGAACAGCCACCAGCAGGCAGCCTTCTATATAGAAGAAGAAGTAAAAGAAGCCTCTGTTGCGACAGCCCAGCAGGTTCAGGGCAAAGCGCTCTCCTATAACAACATTGCTGACACCGACGCCGCGCTGGAATGCGTGAAAGAGTTCAGCGAGCCGGCCTGCGTTATCGTTAAGCACGCGAACCCATGCGGCGTTGCCGTGAGCACCTCTATTCTGGACGCCTACGATCGCGCCTACAAAACCGACCCGACCTCCGCGTTTGGCGGCATTATCGCCTTCAACCGCGAGCTGGATGCTGAAACCGCACAGGCCATCATCTCCCGCCAGTTCGTTGAAGTGATCATCGCGCCATCCGCATCCGAAGAAGCGCTGAAAATCACCGCGGCAAAACAGAACGTACGCGTGCTGGTTTGCGGCCAGTGGGCAGAACGCGTGCCGGGCCTGGACTTCAAGCGTGTGAACGGCGGCCTGCTGGTTCAGGACCGCGATCTGGGTATGGTGACGGAAGCCGACCTGCGCGTGGTGACCAAACGTCAGCCGAGCGAACAGGAACTGCGTGACGCGCTGTTCTGCTGGAAGGTCGCGAAGTTCGTCAAATCCAACGCCATCGTCTATGCGAAAGAGAACATGACCATCGGGATAGGCGCAGGCCAGATGAGCCGCGTTTACTCCGCGAAAATCGCGGGCATTAAAGCAGGCGATGAAGGTCTGGAAGTCAAAGGCTCCGCCATGGCTTCTGACGCCTTCTTCCCGTTCCGTGACGGTATCGACGCGGCAGCCGCTGTAGGGATCACCTGCGTGATCCAGCCTGGCGGCTCAATCCGCGACGACGAAGTGATTGCCGCCGCCGACGAACACGGCATTGCGATGATCTTCACCGACATGCGCCACTTCCGCCATTAATTCCCGGAGCAGAAAATGAAAGTATTAGTGATTGGTAACGGCGGACGCGAGCACGCTCTGGCGTGGAAAGCGGCGCAGTCTCCGCTGGTGAAAACAGTCTTCGTAGCACCGGGCAACGCCGGTACCGCGCTGGAACCCGCGCTGCAAAACGTGGCTATCGGCGTGACCGATATCCCGGCGCTGCTGAGCTTTGCCCAGAGCGAGAAAATCGATCTGACCATCGTCGGCCCGGAAGCGCCGCTGGTGATTGGCGTGGTGGATGCGTTCCGCGCGGCGGGTCTGACCATCTTCGGGCCAACGGAAGGCGCCGCGCAGCTGGAAGGCTCCAAAGCCTTCACCAAAGATTTCCTCGCGCGTCACAACATCCCGACGGCGGAATATCAGAACTTCACCGAAGTGGAGCCAGCCCTGGCCTATTTACGTGAAAAAGGCGCGCCGATTGTTATCAAGGCCGACGGTCTGGCCGCTGGTAAAGGCGTTATCGTCGCGATGACCCTCGAAGAAGCCGAAGCCGCGGTTCAGGATATGCTGGCGGGCAACGCCTTTGGCGATGCGGGCCACCGCATCGTGATCGAAGAGTTCCTCGACGGTGAAGAAGCGAGCTTTATCGTGATGGTCGACGGCGAACACGTTCTGCCGATGGCCACCAGCCAGGACCACAAGCGCGTGGGTAATGGCGATACCGGCCCGAATACCGGCGGAATGGGCGCTTACTCCCCTGCTCCGGTAGTGACTGATGAAGTACACCAGCGCACCATGGATCGCGTCATTTGGCCAACCGTGAAAGGGATGGCGGCGGAAGGCAACACCTACACCGGTTTCCTCTATGCGGGTCTGATGATCGACAAGCAGGGTAACCCTAAGGTCATCGAATTCAACTGCCGCTTTGGCGATCCGGAAACGCAGCCCATCATGCTGCGCATGAAATCCGATCTGGTGGAACTGTGTCTGGCAGCCTGCGAAGGCAAGCTCGACGAGAAAACCTCAGAGTGGGACGAGCGTGCGTCTCTGGGCGTGGTGATTGCTGCAGGTGGTTATCCGGGCAACTACAACACCGGGGATGAAATCCACGGCCTGCCGCTGGAAGAGATTGAAGGTGCGAAGGTGTTCCATGCGGGTACGAAGCTGGCTAACGACGATCGCGTCCTCACCAACGGCGGACGCGTGCTGTGTGCAACCGCGCTGGGCCATACCGTGGCAGAAGCGCAGAAACGCGCCTATGCGCTGATGGCGGATATTCACTGGAACGGCAGCTTTAGCCGTCAGGATATCGGTTATCGTGCGATTGCGCGTGAGCAGGGCGAGTAATTTCAGACCCTAACCCTCTCCCTCAAGGGAGAGGGTACTTAAATCAAAAACTCTTCTCTGTCGGCTGCCAGGTGCAGAAGTCTTCGTTCGCCACCAGCAGCAGCTGAGAGCCTTCCGGCGCTTCCAGCCACGCCACACTCACTTCCACTGATGAATGACGCTGACGACGTTGTATGTGTTCTGTTGCCCAGGATTCGAGCTCGGGCTTGACCGTCTGCCCTTCGCAGGTGGTTACCGTTCCATCGTTATGCCAGCGCCCCTGGCGCAGCACAACGCGGCCCAGACGAAGCGCGTCGCTGGTCTGGCGGATTTGTTCGGCACGATAACGGTAGAGGGCGATTTGATCGCTGGAAAGCTGCTGTTTTTGACCGCTGACTTCGCGCTGCATAAAGCTCAGCTCGCCATGGTCGTCAAAACGCACTTTCACGTGTTCGGGGGTCTTGCTGTAGACGTTCAGTTCAATCAGCGACAGGTCATCTCCCTGCCAGCGATATTCCGCCGTCGACGTATTGCCGTTATGCCACGGGCTGAAGGCAGAAAGCAGATGCACTTCGCCGCCGGAATCTTTGCGCCAGATCCTGACCGCACCCTGGTTGTCCGCGTAGCCGCTGGCGGTAAACGGTGGCAGGGAGGTGTCGTGGCTGCAGGCTGACAGCAGCAGCATGCCTGCCAGCGCGAGCGTTCCACGCCAGAAAGACAAAAGGGGCGTTACCGCCCCTTCGCTAAAACTGTTCACTGCCACGCGTCTTACTTAACAGCGTCTTTCAGTGCTTTACCAGAAACAAATGCCGGCACGTTAGCTGCGGCGATTTTGATTTCTTTACCGGTCTGCGGGTTGCGGCCAGTACGCTCAGCGCGGTGGTTCACTTTGAAGGTACCGAAACCAACCAGTTGCACAGCATCGCCTTCTTTCAGAGACTCAGTAATAGCAGCCAGGGTAGATTCCAGAGCAGCTTTAGCCTGCACTTTAGACAGATCAGCCTTGTCCGCAATTACATCAATCAGTTGAGTCTTGTTCATAAGTTATCCTTTCAATGTGTTTATCGCTTGCTAAGCATCGAGTGCGACGAAAATGCCAAAAAAGCACTCTCCTGCATACACGCACCGATAGCCACTTTTTTTCGCCCCCCAAATGTAGACCAGACAAGGGGCGAAAGGGAAGAGTCGAGGAGCGACAAAACGGGCGTTATCTCAAGTTTTATTGTCTCATTGGTTAAAAATTATACCAATATTGCTCTCAGCAGCCTCTCGTAAGTCCGCGCGCAGCCCTTTTATCAGCTCAATATCGCGTTCTTCACACTCTGCCAGCAGGCGGAAAATTTCCCACTGAATGTCCCATTCTTGCTCAACCGCCGGGTTCGCACGCAGCTCTTCGTCGGTCATCTCGCGACCTTCCTGGGTCATTTCCAGCATCGCGACGGTCGTAATAGATGCCTTACTGACTTCAATAGCGTGCTCCAGCGTTTCACCGCTCAGACGGGAGTGGAGCAGTTCGCTTAACGCCACGCAGGCATCAATCGCCGGGTAGACACCGTACAGGTCAAAATCATCCGCAGCCGGAATCGCCTCTTCCAGCTTTTCCAGCTGGGAGTCGAAGTTCACCTTCGCGTCTTTCACCGTCAGCGTTTCCCAGATCAGATCCAGAATGCGGCGGTAGATATGGCCATCACCAAAGCCCGTCTCCTTACAGAACGCGGCATAGTTGGGATACATGCGCTCGCACAGGCAAGCCATAAACGTCACGTGCTGCCAGCTTTCAACTTTCTCAAGGCGCAGGTGAATCGGGTTTTGTAGCATGATGATCTCTCGAATCGAAAATTAGGCGCAGTTTACCTGAATCATCGCTGAATTTCCTGCCAACGAACAAAAGCCGGACGCGAAGAGGCCACGGCGTCTGCCCAGCGCGTCGGCTCCGGCAAGCGGTAGCCCTTCATGCAGCGCTGGACCCACGCCAGGGCGCTGTCCATGCTCACCCGGTGCCCGGTGGCGATAAAGAGCGGGTTACAGCGCGCCTTGCTGCGCCAGACCCACGCTAGCTGCTCACCTTTATGGATAAGCGGCGCCAGCGCGCCCGGCTCGGCAGAAAGAGGTTCAAACGCGCCGCACAGGCGTTTCTTGGCGACGCCAATGGTCGGCACATCCACCAGCAGCCCAAAATGGCTGGCAACGCCTAAACGGCGCGGGTGTGAGATACCGTGTCCATCGACAAACAGCAGGTCAGGTTTTTGCGAGAGTTGCTCCCACGCTGCCAGCAGCGCGGGATATTCGCGGAAGGAGAGAAAGCCCGGAATGTACGGCATGGTGGTCGCGATACGCGCTACCTTGTACTCCACCAGCTCAAGCGAAGGGTATTTCAGTATCACCATCGCCGCTCGCGTCACTTCCCCACCCTGCTCGAATCCGACGTCTGCTCCGCCAATATACTGCGGAGGATCTTTATCCAGACGATCCTCGCGGATCACCGATGAGGCCAGTTCGATTTGTTGAGCGCGTAGCGACGCGAGATCCATAATCACTCCTTATTTGTGATACTGGGCAGAAAGCCGATGCACCGCCTCCACAAATACGCCTGCGTGTTCTGGCGGCACATCCTGATGAATACCGTGGCCGAGGTTAAAGACGTGGCCTTCACCCTGGCCGAAACCAGACAGTATAGTCGACACTTCTTCTTCAATGCGGGCTGGCGGCGCATAGAGCATGGACGGGTCCATATTGCCCTGCAGCGCCACTTTGTCGCCCACGCGGCGGCGGGCATCGGCAATATCAGTGGTCCAGTCGAGGCCCAGCGCGTCGCAGCCGGTTGCCGCCATCGCTTCCAGCCACTGACCGCCACCTTTGGTGAACAGCGTCACCGGCACGCGGCGGCCTTCGTTTTCACGCAGCAGGCCGTCGACGATTTTGTGCATGTAATACAGGGAGAACTGCTGATAATCGCGCCCGGTCAGCACGCCGCCCCAGGTATCGAAAATCATCACCGACTGCGCACCAGCCTTAATCTGCGCGTTCAGGTAGAGGGTGACGCTCTTCGCCAGCTTGTCGAGCAGCGCATGCAGGGCCAGCGGCTCGGCGTACATCATCTTTTTAATCATGGTGAAGGCTTTGCTGCTGCCCCCTTCCACCATATAGGTCGCCAGCGTCCACGGGCTACCGGAGAAGCCAATCAGCGGCACTTCACCTTTCAGCTCGCGGCGAATGGTGCGTACGGCGTTCATCACGTAGCCCAGCTCGCCTTCCGGATCGGGGATCGGCAGCTTATCCACGTCGGCTTTACTTTTGATTGGGGAGGTGAAACGCGGGCCTTCACCGGTTTCGAAGTACAGGCCAAGGCCCATTGCATCCGGAATGGTCAAAATATCCGAGAAGAGGATCGCAGCATCCAGCGGGAAGCGGCGCAGCGGCTGGAGCGTCACTTCGCAGGCCAGCTCGGCGTTTTTGCACAGCGACATAAAATCGCCCGCCTGCGCGCGCGTGGCTTTGTACTCCGGGAGATAGCGTCCCGCCTGGCGCATCATCCACACCGGGGTGACATCAACGGGCTGGCGCAGCAGCGCACGCAGATAACGATCGTTCTTCAGTTCGGTCATTTTTGCAGTTCCTTAAGCGTCATGGCCTCAGTGTAACACTACTCATACTCGGCCCGACACATCGCCACGGTATCTTCTATCAGCCGACGCGCCACGGTGCCCGGCGGAGGCAACAGCGGTAAATCGTCGTAGCGATACCAGTTCGCGTCCAGAAGTTCTTTCTGGTCGATAACGATCTCGCCGCTGTCGTATTCGGCCATAAATGCCGTCATCAGCGACTGCGGGAACGGCCACGGCTGGGAGGTGACGTAGCGCAGGTTCTTCACTTTGATTCCGCTCTCCTCCATTACCTCGCGCGCCACAGCCTGCTCCAGCGTTTCGCCCACCTCGACGAAGCCGGCCAGCACGGTGTGAATACCATTGCGATGGCGGGTATGCTGCGCCAGCAGGATGGAATCCTCCCGGCGGATAGCGACGATGATGCACGGCGCAATCTGCGGATAGTAGCGCTCGCGGCAGTGGCTGCAGAGCATCGCCCACTCGGTTTTGCTCGGGCGCATGGTATGACCGCAGTAGCCGCAGTATTTATGCGAGCGGTAAAACTCTGCCAGCTGCACGCCGCGCCCCGCCAGCTGGAACAGCCCTACGTCCAGATCCAGCACCTGGCGCACGGATCCCATATCCTGGCGGCGGGACTGTTGGATCAACCACACGGGTTCACCCTGCCACTCGCCGATCTGTAGCGCTGGCTGGCCAACGAGATCGAACGCCTCAGCTTCGCCATAGGGGATTTCCCCGGCAGGAAGCCATAATTTTTGTTCGTGACTGACGATCCACCAACCAAGATCTGATTTTTCAATAATACGATCCATATCTATTGCACTACCTTCGCTTCACTGACATGTTGTTAGCATTGTGGTTACATTCTGGATAAGCAGATTCAATCCTACATTTTGCGGAGTCGACCATGTTAAACCAGCTGGAAAGCCTGACTGAGCGCGTTAGAGGAAGTAACAAACTGGTGGATCGCTGGCTACATGTACGCAAGCATCTACTCGTGGCTTATTACAATCTGGTCGGTATTAAGCCTGGCAAAGAATCGTTTATGCGACTGAATGAAAAAGCGCTGGATGATTTTTGTCAGGGCCTGGTCGACTATCTGTCCGACGGCCATTTCAATATTTATGAACGCATTATCCGCGAAATGGAAGGGACAACACCCTATTTAGCGGCCAGCAAGCTCTATCCGCTGCTGGAAGCCAACACCCAGCAGATCATGGATTACTATGATTCCGCGCTCGAGAACGCTATCGATCACGATAACTATCTTGAGTTTCAGCAGGCGCTATCCGACCTCGGCGAAGCGCTGGAAGAGCGATTCACGCTGGAAGATAAGCTGATCGCCCTCGTGCTGGACAACGATTTGAACATCAGTAGCGAAGAGAACGTCGCGCGCCCTGCTTGAGTTCTTCATCGTTAACGAGTAATTTACAACCATTCGCCCCTCTCACGAGGGGGATTTTTCTTGTCGGAGTGCCCAGCGCCTGAAAGCGCGGGCTGAGACCGTTAATTCGGGATCCGCGGAACCTGATCAGGCTAATACCTGCGAAGGGAACAAGAGTCACACTGCTGTTGTATCGCCTGAGGGCGATCCTCTCTTGCTTCATCCGTCGTCTGACAAGCCATGTCCTTCACTTTTGGAATGAGCTATGTCTACTGCAAAACTGACCCGCCGCGAACAGCGCGCACAGGCCCAACACTTCATCGACACGCTGGAAGGCACCGCTTTCCCGAACTCGAAACGCATCTATCTTTCCGGCTCGCAGGCCGATATCCGCGTCCCAATGCGCGAAATTCAGCTCAGCCCGACGCTTATCGGCGGCAGCAAAGATAACCCGCAGTATGAAGACAACGAAGCCGTGCCGGTATACGACACCTCCGGCCCGTACGGTGACCCTGATGTTGCCATCAACGTCCAACAGGGTCTGGCGAAGCTTCGCCAGCCGTGGATTGATGCGCGCAACGACTGCGAAGAACTGAGCGTGCGCAGCTCTGCATACACTAAAGAGCGCCTGGCCGACGACGGTCTGGACGAGCTGCGCTTTACCGGCCTGCTGACGCCAAAACGCGCTAAGGCGGGCAAATGCGTGACCCAGCTGCACTACGCGCGCCAGGGCATCGTCACGCCGGAGATGGAGTTCATCGCCATCCGCGAAAACATGGGCCGCGAGCGCATCCGTAGCGAAGTGCTGCGCTATCAGCATCCGGGTGAAGGCTTTGGCGCTCGCCTGCCGGAGAACATCACGCCGGAGTTTGTACGTGACGAAGTGGCCGCAGGCCGCGCGATTATCCCTGCCAACATCAACCACCCGGAATCCGAGCCGATGATTATCGGCCGCAACTTCCTGGTGAAGGTCAACGCGAACATCGGTAACTCGGCCGTCACCTCCTCCATCGAAGAAGAGGTGGAAAAGCTGGTCTGGTCCACGCGCTGGGGTGCGGACACGGTAATGGACCTCTCCACCGGCCGCTATATTCACGAAACCCGCGAGTGGATCCTGCGTAACAGCCCGGTACCGATTGGCACCGTCCCGATTTACCAGGCGCTGGAAAAGGTCAACGGCATTGCCGAAGACCTCACCTGGGAAGCGTTCCGCGACACGCTGCTGGAGCAGGCCGAGCAGGGCGTGGACTACTTCACCATTCACGCGGGCGTGCTGCTGCGCTACGTGCCGATGACCGCGAAGCGTCTGACCGGCATCGTCTCGCGCGGCGGTTCCATCATGGCGAAGTGGTGCCTGTCACATCATCAGGAAAACTTCCTCTACGAGCACTTCCGCGAGATCTGCGAAATCTGCGCCGCGTACGATGTCTCTCTGTCGCTGGGCGACGGTCTGCGCCCGGGCTCGATCCGCGACGCCAACGACGAAGCGCAGTTTGCCGAGCTGCACACGCTGGGCGAACTGACCAAAATCGCCTGGGAGTATGACGTGCAGGTGATGATTGAAGGCCCGGGCCACGTGCCGATGCAGATGATCCGCCGCAACATGACCGAGGAGCTGGAGCACTGCCACGAAGCGCCGTTCTATACCCTGGGGCCGTTGACCACCGACATCGCGCCGGGCTATGACCACTTCACGTCAGGCATTGGGGCGGCGATGATCGGCTGGTTCGGCTGCGCCATGCTCTGCTACGTGACGCCTAAAGAGCACCTCGGCCTGCCAAACAAAGAGGACGTGAAGCAGGGGCTGATCACCTACAAAATTGCCGCCCACGCGGCGGATCTGGCCAAAGGCCATCCGGGCGCGCAAATCCGCGATAACGCCATGTCGAAGGCGCGCTTCGAATTCCGCTGGGAAGACCAGTTCAACCTGGCGCTGGACCCGTTCACCGCCCGCGCCTATCACGACGAGACCCTGCCGCAGGAATCAGGCAAAGTCGCGCACTTCTGCTCTATGTGCGGGCCGAAGTTCTGCTCGATGAAAATCAGCCAGGAGGTGCGCGACTACGCCGCCGCGCAGACCATTGAAGTGGGGATGGCGGACATGTCTGAAACCTTCCGCGCCAGAGGCGGCGAAATCTACCTCAAAAAAGAGGAGGCGTAATGTATAAGCCCGATTTCCCGCCCGTCCCCTACCGTTTAGGGCTCTATCCGGTGGTGGACAGCGTGGAGTGGATAGAGCGCCTGCTGAAGGCGGGCGTTCGAACGATCCAGCTGCGCATCAAGGATAAACGCGATGACGAGGTGGAAGCCGATGTGGCTGCCGCCATCGCGCTTGGGCGTCGCTACGATGCCCGTCTGTTTATCAACGACTACTGGCGGCTGGCCGTTAAGCACCAGGCATACGGCGTGCACCTGGGTCAGGAGGATCTGGAAACAACGGATCTGAGCGCTATCCGCGAAGCCGGGTTGCGTCTTGGCGTTTCAACGCACGATGACATGGAGATCGACGTGGCGCTGGCGGCCCGTCCCTCTTACATCGCGCTGGGCCACGTCTTCCCGACGCAAACCAAGCAGATGTCCTCCGCACCGCAGGGTCTGACACAGCTGGCGAGTCACGTTAAACGCCTTGTCGATTACCCTACCGTCGCCATTGGCGGAATCAGCCTTGAACGCGCCCCGGCGGTGCTGGAGACCGGCGTCGGCAGTATCGCCGTCGTCAGCGCCATCACCCAGGCCGCAGACTGGCGGTTCGCCACCGAACAGCTGTTACAGCTGGCAGGAGCGGGTGATGAACGATCGTGATTTTATGCGCTACAGCCGTCAGATCCTGCTGGAAGATATCGCCATCGACGGGCAGCAAAAGCTGCTCGCCAGCCGGGTGCTGATTGTCGGCTTGGGCGGGTTAGGCGCGCCCGCCGCGCTTTATCTGGCTGGTGCAGGTATCGGTACGCTGGTGCTGGCCGACGACGACGAGGTTCACCTCAGCAACCTGCAGCGACAAATCCTCTTCACCACCGAGGATATCAACCAGCCAAAAGCGCAAATTACCCGGCAGCGCCTGAACCAGCTCAACCCGGATATCGCGCTGATTGCCCTGCAGGATCGGCTCAGCGGTGAAAACCTGCGCCGTGAGGTCGCCCTTGCCGACGTGGTGCTGGACTGCACGGACAACATGGCGACGCGCCAGGCGATTAACGCCGCCTGCGTGGCAAATAATACGCCGCTTATCACCGCCAGCGCGGTGGGTTTCGGCGGGCAGATGATGGTCCTGACCCCGCCGTGGTCGCAGGGCTGCTATCGCTGTCTGTGGCCGGATGATGCAGAGCCGGCGCGCAACTGCCGTACGGCGGGCATTCTTGGTCCGGTGGTCGGCGTAATGGGCACAATGCAGGCGCTGGAAGCCATCAAGCTGCTCAGCGGCATGGAGACGGAACGCAATACGCTGCGGCTGTTTGATGCCCGCTCCAGCGGCTGGCGCCATCTGGCGTTACACCGCGCCAGCCGCTGCCCGGTATGCGGAGGCCGCGATGCGCATTCTGTTTAACGATGAGCCGATGAGATGCGACGACGGGCTCACCGTTGCGGTACTGCTCGACAAGCTGCGTCAGCTGAAGCCGGGAACGGCGCTGGCGCTCAATCAACAGATCCTGCCGCGCGAGCAGTGGGAACATCAGCAGGTCAATGACGGCGACCAGATCCTGCTGTTTCAGGTTATCGCAGGGGGCTGAGATGTTACGTATTGCCGATAAAGTCTTTGATTCACATCTGTTTACCGGAACCGGAAAATTCGCCTCGCCGCAGCTGATGGTGGATGCCATTCGCGAAAGCGGCAGCCAGCTGGTGACGCTGGCGCTCAAGCGCGTGGATCTACGTCATCACAGCGATGCTATTCTGGCGCCTTTACTGGAGGCTGGCGTCACGCTGCTGCCCAACACCTCCGGTGCCAAAACGGCCGAAGAGGCGATTTTCGCCGCGCAGCTGGCCCGCGAGGCGCTCGGCACCCGCTGGCTGAAGCTGGAAATTCATCCTGACGCCCGCTGGCTGCTCCCCGACCCCATCGAAACGCTGAAAGCGGCTGAAAAGCTGGTGCAGCAAGGGTTTACCGTCCTGCCTTACTGTGGCGCCGACCCTGTCCTGTGCAAACGGCTGGAAGAGGTCGGCTGCGCCGCCGTCATGCCTCTGGGCGCCCCCATTGGCTCCAACCAGGGGCTGGAAACCCGCGCGATGCTGGAAATCATTATTGAGCAGGCTACCGTACCTGTAGTGGTTGATGCGGGCATCGGCGTGCCCAGCCATGCCGCGCAGGCGCTGGAGATGGGCGCCGACGCGGTGCTGGTCAACACGGCCATCGCGGTTGCCGACGATCCGGTCATGATGGCACGTGCGTTCCGCATGGCCGTAGAGGCTGGCCTGCTGGCAAGGGAGTCCGGCCCCGGATCGCGCAGTTTCCAGGCCCAGGCCACCAGCCCGCTGACCGGTTTTCTGGAGGCGATCTCATGAGCACGTTTACCGAGCGCTGGCGGCAGCTTAGCTGGGACGACATTGCCCTGCGCATCAACAGCAAAACGGCGGCTGACGTGGAGCGCGCGCTGAATGCCCGCCATTTGACCCGCGAGGATCTGATGGCTCTGCTCTCCCCGGCGGCCAGCGCATACCTCGAACCGATGGCCCAGCGAGCACAGCGGCTCACCCGCCAGCGTTTTGGCAACACGGTGAGCTTCTACGTGCCGCTTTATCTCTCAAACCTGTGCGCCAATGACTGCACCTACTGCGGTTTTTCCATGAGCAACCGCATCAAGCGTAAAACGCTCGATGAAGGTGAGATTGCCCGCGAGTGCGCGGCTATTCGTGAAATGGGCTT encodes the following:
- the hemE gene encoding uroporphyrinogen decarboxylase encodes the protein MTELKNDRYLRALLRQPVDVTPVWMMRQAGRYLPEYKATRAQAGDFMSLCKNAELACEVTLQPLRRFPLDAAILFSDILTIPDAMGLGLYFETGEGPRFTSPIKSKADVDKLPIPDPEGELGYVMNAVRTIRRELKGEVPLIGFSGSPWTLATYMVEGGSSKAFTMIKKMMYAEPLALHALLDKLAKSVTLYLNAQIKAGAQSVMIFDTWGGVLTGRDYQQFSLYYMHKIVDGLLRENEGRRVPVTLFTKGGGQWLEAMAATGCDALGLDWTTDIADARRRVGDKVALQGNMDPSMLYAPPARIEEEVSTILSGFGQGEGHVFNLGHGIHQDVPPEHAGVFVEAVHRLSAQYHK
- the purH gene encoding bifunctional phosphoribosylaminoimidazolecarboxamide formyltransferase/IMP cyclohydrolase, which encodes MQQRRPVRRALLSVSDKAGIVEFAQALSARGVELLSTGGTARLLADKGLPVTEVSDYTGFPEMMDGRVKTLHPKVHGGILGRRGQDDAIMEQHDIAPIDMVVVNLYPFAQTVAREGCSLEDAVENIDIGGPTMVRSAAKNHKDVAIVVKSSDYETIINEMDANEGSLTLETRFDLAIKAFEHTAAYDSMIANYFGSLVPAYHGESKDPSGRFPRTLNLNFIKKQDMRYGENSHQQAAFYIEEEVKEASVATAQQVQGKALSYNNIADTDAALECVKEFSEPACVIVKHANPCGVAVSTSILDAYDRAYKTDPTSAFGGIIAFNRELDAETAQAIISRQFVEVIIAPSASEEALKITAAKQNVRVLVCGQWAERVPGLDFKRVNGGLLVQDRDLGMVTEADLRVVTKRQPSEQELRDALFCWKVAKFVKSNAIVYAKENMTIGIGAGQMSRVYSAKIAGIKAGDEGLEVKGSAMASDAFFPFRDGIDAAAAVGITCVIQPGGSIRDDEVIAAADEHGIAMIFTDMRHFRH
- the purD gene encoding phosphoribosylamine--glycine ligase — encoded protein: MKVLVIGNGGREHALAWKAAQSPLVKTVFVAPGNAGTALEPALQNVAIGVTDIPALLSFAQSEKIDLTIVGPEAPLVIGVVDAFRAAGLTIFGPTEGAAQLEGSKAFTKDFLARHNIPTAEYQNFTEVEPALAYLREKGAPIVIKADGLAAGKGVIVAMTLEEAEAAVQDMLAGNAFGDAGHRIVIEEFLDGEEASFIVMVDGEHVLPMATSQDHKRVGNGDTGPNTGGMGAYSPAPVVTDEVHQRTMDRVIWPTVKGMAAEGNTYTGFLYAGLMIDKQGNPKVIEFNCRFGDPETQPIMLRMKSDLVELCLAACEGKLDEKTSEWDERASLGVVIAAGGYPGNYNTGDEIHGLPLEEIEGAKVFHAGTKLANDDRVLTNGGRVLCATALGHTVAEAQKRAYALMADIHWNGSFSRQDIGYRAIAREQGE
- the hupA gene encoding nucleoid-associated protein HU-alpha, encoding MNKTQLIDVIADKADLSKVQAKAALESTLAAITESLKEGDAVQLVGFGTFKVNHRAERTGRNPQTGKEIKIAAANVPAFVSGKALKDAVK
- a CDS encoding YjaG family protein — its product is MLQNPIHLRLEKVESWQHVTFMACLCERMYPNYAAFCKETGFGDGHIYRRILDLIWETLTVKDAKVNFDSQLEKLEEAIPAADDFDLYGVYPAIDACVALSELLHSRLSGETLEHAIEVSKASITTVAMLEMTQEGREMTDEELRANPAVEQEWDIQWEIFRLLAECEERDIELIKGLRADLREAAESNIGIIFNQ
- the nudC gene encoding NAD(+) diphosphatase, producing MDRIIEKSDLGWWIVSHEQKLWLPAGEIPYGEAEAFDLVGQPALQIGEWQGEPVWLIQQSRRQDMGSVRQVLDLDVGLFQLAGRGVQLAEFYRSHKYCGYCGHTMRPSKTEWAMLCSHCRERYYPQIAPCIIVAIRREDSILLAQHTRHRNGIHTVLAGFVEVGETLEQAVAREVMEESGIKVKNLRYVTSQPWPFPQSLMTAFMAEYDSGEIVIDQKELLDANWYRYDDLPLLPPPGTVARRLIEDTVAMCRAEYE
- the nfi gene encoding deoxyribonuclease V (cleaves DNA at apurinic or apyrimidinic sites), which gives rise to MDLASLRAQQIELASSVIREDRLDKDPPQYIGGADVGFEQGGEVTRAAMVILKYPSLELVEYKVARIATTMPYIPGFLSFREYPALLAAWEQLSQKPDLLFVDGHGISHPRRLGVASHFGLLVDVPTIGVAKKRLCGAFEPLSAEPGALAPLIHKGEQLAWVWRSKARCNPLFIATGHRVSMDSALAWVQRCMKGYRLPEPTRWADAVASSRPAFVRWQEIQR
- a CDS encoding Rsd/AlgQ family anti-sigma factor, whose translation is MLNQLESLTERVRGSNKLVDRWLHVRKHLLVAYYNLVGIKPGKESFMRLNEKALDDFCQGLVDYLSDGHFNIYERIIREMEGTTPYLAASKLYPLLEANTQQIMDYYDSALENAIDHDNYLEFQQALSDLGEALEERFTLEDKLIALVLDNDLNISSEENVARPA
- a CDS encoding DUF1481 domain-containing protein; this translates as MNSFSEGAVTPLLSFWRGTLALAGMLLLSACSHDTSLPPFTASGYADNQGAVRIWRKDSGGEVHLLSAFSPWHNGNTSTAEYRWQGDDLSLIELNVYSKTPEHVKVRFDDHGELSFMQREVSGQKQQLSSDQIALYRYRAEQIRQTSDALRLGRVVLRQGRWHNDGTVTTCEGQTVKPELESWATEHIQRRQRHSSVEVSVAWLEAPEGSQLLLVANEDFCTWQPTEKSF